In a single window of the Oncorhynchus keta strain PuntledgeMale-10-30-2019 unplaced genomic scaffold, Oket_V2 Un_contig_5888_pilon_pilon, whole genome shotgun sequence genome:
- the LOC127925577 gene encoding zinc finger protein 853-like, translating into MTIQSPASYCCESEMTPSLDYRESRRGMNLDRTANGDIFPSNEEVERVDKETLDEESEMDQAFLLLRADSGPKIQPGAHRFEKETQDVSDWSTSCRLRQPTVLLHRLDITDTLSPVSEVFPTPSRERLQIDNVETQGQRGERVVSQRNVEVEPSDSRPQYSLVPGPCCTKGQPKRSKRVKKCSLCGKTFREAKDLTAHITSHTEQRPYQYTLCSRQDVEHREDLQKRRQNVCEAAAQPEEDNTSEAAAQPEEDNTSEAAAQPEEDNTSEAAAQPEEDNTSEAAAQPEEDNTHLRWQLNQKRTTRLRHRRRIAQRYLSPATLYPREGT; encoded by the coding sequence ATGACCATTCAAAGCCCTGCATCATATTGCTGTGAGTCAGAAATGACACCTTCGCTGGATTACAGGGAGAGTCGACGAGGGATGAATTTAGACCGCACTGCAAATGGCGACATTTTCCCCTCGAATGAAGAGGTGGAGCGTGTCGACAAGGAAACTCTTGACGAAGAGAGTGAAATGGATCAGGCTTTTCTTCTCCTTCGTGCTGACAGTGGGCCGAAAATCCAACCGGGAGCTCACCGCTTCGAAAAGGAAACGCAGGATGTTTCTGATTGGTCTACGTCCTGTCGGCTCCGTCAGCCCACGGTGCTGCTGCACAGACTTGACATTACTGATACGCTGTCACCTGTGTCAGAGGTCTTTCCAACGCCGAGCAGAGAGAGGCTTCAGATTGACAATGTGGAAACccaaggacagagaggagaacggGTGGTATCACAGAGGAATGTCGAAGTCGAGCCCTCAGATAGCCGACCTCAGTATTCTCTGGTCCCTGGCCCATGCTGTACTAAGGGGCAGCCTAAAAGAAGCAAGCGTGTCAAAAAATGCTCCTTGTGTGGGAAAACTTTCAGGGAAGCAAAGGATTTGACAGCACACATAACATCTCACACTGAGCAGAGGCCTTACCAGTACACCCTGTGTAGTAGACAAGACGTTGAACACCGTGAGGACTTGCAGAAGCGTCGGCAGAATGTGTGTGAGGCGGCAGCTCAACCAGAAGAGGACAACACGTCTGAGGCGGCAGCTCAACCAGAAGAGGACAACACGTCTGAGGCGGCAGCTCAACCAGAAGAGGACAACACGTCTGAGGCGGCAGCTCAACCAGAAGAGGACAACACGTCTGAGGCGGCAGCTCAACCAGAAGAGGACAACACGCATCTGAGGTGGCAGCTCAACCAGAAGAGGACAACACGTCTGAGACATCGACGGAGGATTGCACAGAGATATCTCAGCCCCGCGACACTTTACCCCAGAGAAGGCACATGA